From Solibacillus sp. FSL W7-1464:
TACATGGTCTTCCTGGTTCGCAGAAGACGGAATGGAATCAACGGATGCAGGGTGTGCCAATGTTTTATTTTCCGATACTAAACTTGCAGCGCTATACTGCAAAATCATCGCGCCTGATTCAAGTCCTGGATTCGCACTTAAAAATGCTGGCAATCCCTCATTTAACTGCGGATTTACTAATCGTTCAATCCGGCGCTCTGATACATTGGCCAACTCCGCCATGCCGATTTTCAGAAAGTCCATCGCAAATGCAATCGGCTGCCCATGGAAGTTTCCTCCTGAAATGACTAAACCGCCATCATCAAAAATAAGCGGATTATCTGTTGCTGCATTTATTTCGATTTCGAGCTTTTCTTTAACGTAATTCAATACTTGCCAGCTCGCCCCGTGGATTTGCGGGATGCAGCGAAGCGAATACGGATCCTGCACACGCTTTTCCCCTTGATGAGTAATAAGTTTGCTGTCCTTTAACCAATCACGCATACGCTCTGCCACAGCCATTTGTTCTTGCATGCCGCGCGCTTCATGAACAGCTGGATGGAAAGCATCGATTATCCCGTATAAACTTTCCATCGTCATTGAAGCAATCCATTCACTTGCATAAGCCAGTTTCTCGGCTTCCAAGTAATTGACTACGCCTTGTGCAGTCATTGCCTGGGTTCCATTGATTAACGCAAGACCTTCTTTTGCCTGCAGTTCAATTTTCGGCAGTCCCAGCTGTTCAAATATTTCATGTGACGGATGTTTACCACCATTTACAAATACTTCCCCTTCCCCAATGACCGCTAAAACTAAATGAGAAAGTGGTGCTAAATCTCCGGATGCTCCGAGTGAACCTTGCTGTGGAATTACAGGAATTATGTCTTCATTAACCATCCATAACAGCCGCTCCAGCACTTCCAAGCGGATACCTGATAACCCTTTTAATAATGCATTTAATCTAAGCACCATCATCGCTTTTGCAACGTGTTCCGAAAAAGGCTCCCCAAAACCGCATGCATGCGAACGAATTAAATTAACTTGCAGCTTGCTTACTTCATGCTCTGCAATTTTCACATCGCTGAACTTTCCAAACCCTGTATTAATCCCGTATACGGTTTTATCCTGCTGAACAATCCTTTCCACTGCGTCACGGCTTTTAACAACACTTACTTTAGCTTCTTCCGCTATCTCTATTTTTTCCCCATTATATAAAATACGCCCCAATTGTTCGATCGATAAATTTTGACCGTTTAACTGAATCATTTACCGCACCCCTTTTAACTATTCTTATCTCTCAAATTTATTATTGTTTAAATAGCAGTTAATTGCTACTAAAATTTCACAATTAAAATCATACTTGAGTTGAAAAAGCTTATTTTAAAGGCTTTGTACGTTTTATTTCTAAAAAGTTATTCACCTGCTAATACATTAATCTTCTAGCGATTTAGTATTTTATTATAGTAAAGTGCTAAAGCGAAAAAGGACAAAAAAATAGAGATCCCGTAATAGGATCTCTATTTTGTACGCTTCATATCTCGGATTGCTTGAATCGATAATCGTACGAGCAAGATCGCACATAAAAACAAACCTAAATAAGCAGCCGTATTTAAATAAATTGCATAAGCATTATGAATAAATTGAGAGATTGCTAGTAATGCAACCGATATAATTCCAAATGTAATTCCGACCATCAGCAAAACAAACCTTGAAAACAGCTGTGTTACAAACATGGAATTCGCTTTATCCGAAAAAATATCATGATGCAAAATGATTTTACCGCTCTCCACTTTTCTGAATAACTGATCTAGACGGCGCGGTATTTTCCGTAGATTCGGCAACATCAGTGCCAGTTCTTCTTCGATTAAGTCTTTCGTCTCTACCGGATGTTTGAACGGTTTCAGGAAGCTTGATTTCAAATAATCATTGGAGAAGTCTTTTACTTCACTGAAAATCCTGAATCCTGGGCAAATAATAGACAATGTACCGTCTAATGTTACAATGGCACGTAATGCCACGTTGACGGACGGATAGAAATGAAGTCCAAATTCACGCACAACAGAGAAAATGGAGTACATTAGCTCATCAGTCGGAATCGTAGACACATAGTTGATTTTCAGCAGAATCTGGCTAATTGCCTGCTCCATTTCGTGCCGATTGATCTGCTCGGCATTTTCTACAAGCTGGGCAATCCCATCAACAACAAGCGCTGCATCGTTTTGATGAATTCCGACAAGGAAGTACTTTAACCCTTCCTGCTGCAATTCAGCTAAACGGCCGACAGCTCCATAATCGAGAATCGCGACACGTCCGGTTGTTTCCTCAATATAAATATTCCCCGGATGCGGGTCAGCATGGAAAATCCCAGAAACAAGCGTTTGTTCCAAAAACGAATACAATAATGTTTTTGCAAACTGATGACGGTCAATGCCTAAATCTGTAAATAGTTCATTCGCTACTGTAACTGACTTCCCTTTTATATATTCCATTACCACAACATTGGAATTACTGCATTCCCGGTATACTTTCGGCACTTTCACATCAATACTGCCACGTTCTACAATTTTGGCAACCTGCTCCATATTACGGGCCTCGATATTAAAATCGATTTCTTCCTTCAACGCCATGCTGAAGCCTTTCGCCAAATCGTAAAAGCCCAAGTTTTCGGCCCACTGTGATTTGCTGGTAATCCATCTGGCAAACTCCATTAAAATCGATAGATCATCCTGCATTATATTTTTCACGTCAGGTCGTAAAAACTTCACAACGACAGGTTCGTCTGTTTCCTTTAACACCGCTTTATGTACTTGACCGATCGAAGCGGAAGCTAACGGTGATTTATTTATATAGGAAAAGATTTGATCCGTACCCGCATTAAAATTTTCAGCAATTATTTGGTCAACTTGCTGTTCGGAAAGGGGCTTTACATGTTGCTGAAGCTTTTCAAGTTCATCAATAAAAATCGGTGACAAGAGCTCTTTACGTGTTGATAGTACTTGTCCAAATTTAATAAATACCCCGCCGCACTGCTCAAGTGTATCCCGTAATGCTTTTGCGAGTTCA
This genomic window contains:
- the hutH gene encoding histidine ammonia-lyase; translated protein: MIQLNGQNLSIEQLGRILYNGEKIEIAEEAKVSVVKSRDAVERIVQQDKTVYGINTGFGKFSDVKIAEHEVSKLQVNLIRSHACGFGEPFSEHVAKAMMVLRLNALLKGLSGIRLEVLERLLWMVNEDIIPVIPQQGSLGASGDLAPLSHLVLAVIGEGEVFVNGGKHPSHEIFEQLGLPKIELQAKEGLALINGTQAMTAQGVVNYLEAEKLAYASEWIASMTMESLYGIIDAFHPAVHEARGMQEQMAVAERMRDWLKDSKLITHQGEKRVQDPYSLRCIPQIHGASWQVLNYVKEKLEIEINAATDNPLIFDDGGLVISGGNFHGQPIAFAMDFLKIGMAELANVSERRIERLVNPQLNEGLPAFLSANPGLESGAMILQYSAASLVSENKTLAHPASVDSIPSSANQEDHVSMGTTGSRHARMIIANVRNVLAIEAFCAAQAVEYRGVENMSPKLYEKWKDIRNIAPAMTEDRIFSKDVNRIIDYLKPNG
- a CDS encoding ABC1 kinase family protein, yielding MDFISVIIQLLIASALIFFISGRLIGSQISLMKRLLSVLISVSLTTFVFWYTYLRGSDYYDQGIVSNVVNITTIIWFGSMLLISMLLYLFFELFDSIELNENGTPVGRRSYFKTLITYWKRQKRLREVVGIAVTNGVTRTMKYARAREDERELAKALRDTLEQCGGVFIKFGQVLSTRKELLSPIFIDELEKLQQHVKPLSEQQVDQIIAENFNAGTDQIFSYINKSPLASASIGQVHKAVLKETDEPVVVKFLRPDVKNIMQDDLSILMEFARWITSKSQWAENLGFYDLAKGFSMALKEEIDFNIEARNMEQVAKIVERGSIDVKVPKVYRECSNSNVVVMEYIKGKSVTVANELFTDLGIDRHQFAKTLLYSFLEQTLVSGIFHADPHPGNIYIEETTGRVAILDYGAVGRLAELQQEGLKYFLVGIHQNDAALVVDGIAQLVENAEQINRHEMEQAISQILLKINYVSTIPTDELMYSIFSVVREFGLHFYPSVNVALRAIVTLDGTLSIICPGFRIFSEVKDFSNDYLKSSFLKPFKHPVETKDLIEEELALMLPNLRKIPRRLDQLFRKVESGKIILHHDIFSDKANSMFVTQLFSRFVLLMVGITFGIISVALLAISQFIHNAYAIYLNTAAYLGLFLCAILLVRLSIQAIRDMKRTK